Proteins encoded in a region of the Fundulus heteroclitus isolate FHET01 chromosome 2, MU-UCD_Fhet_4.1, whole genome shotgun sequence genome:
- the LOC105927058 gene encoding cytosolic 5'-nucleotidase 1A codes for MVSTVQNSDVKQKNEDQAVVVAVTFAAVFDAEAEDDRDVYRLGVALPLLQVLQRVNERLLEENPVEHQLFDIILITTETRQQQQSSSIITSTRHHGLEVGRFCFSSEDDFIESLAQNNVQLFLTTDGNEALRATQQGVPSALLDKNSASCPSDQLRVVLCQDATIQPDADSSGASKKSAQSFLTRLGQIRQKFGMFNSPLCFTIVTSCGGKDSCCSALKSLRSLGVSVDEAYCLGGAPRGPILSILRPHFLLSDGFSQLEG; via the exons ATGGTCTCTACGGTCCAGAACAGCGACGTGAAGCAG AAAAACGAGGACCAGGCAGTGGTTGTCGCGGTGACGTTCGCTGCAGTCTTTGACGCAGAAGCTGAGGATGACAGAGATGTCTACAGGTTAGGTGTTGCTCTTCCTTTGCTGCAG GTTCTGCAGAGAGTGAACGAGCGTCTGCTGGAGGAGAACCCTGTCGAACATCAGCTGTTTGACATCATCTTGATCACTACTGAGacccggcagcagcagcagagctccaGCATCATTACCAGCACCAGACATCACG GTCTAGAAGTCGGCAGGTTTTGCTTTTCGAGCGAAGATGACTTCATCGAGAGTCTCGCGCAGAATAATGTTCAGCTCTTCTTAACCACCGACGGAAACGAAGCGTTGCGGGCGACACAGCAGG GAGTTCCCTCAGCTCTGCTAGATAAGAACTCCGCTTCCTGTCCGTCGGACCAGCTCAGAGTGGTACTCTGCCAGGATGCTACCATCCAACCCGATGCAGACTCATCGGGAGCAAGCAAAAAATCTGCTCAG AGCTTTTTAACTCGGCTGGGCCAGATTCGGCAGAAGTTCGGTATGTTCAACAGCCCTCTCTGCTTCACCATCGTGACGTCATGCGGCGGCAAAGACAGCTGCTGCAGCGCCCTAAAGTCACTGCGGTCCCTCGGCGTCAGTGTGGACGAAGCATACTGTCTGGGCGGGGCCCCGCGTGGCCCCATCCTGTCAATACTCCGACCTCACTTCCTGCTCAGCGATGGATTCAGTCAGCTGGAGGGTTGA